A single window of Syntrophus aciditrophicus SB DNA harbors:
- the sucC gene encoding ADP-forming succinate--CoA ligase subunit beta, which produces MKIYEYQVKEFFRSFGIPTPRGAAGKTSDEIVTAARSLGVMPVVLKSQIKAGGRGKAGGIRTANTLEEAGLQAIDLLGSRLVTAQTGPAGEQVNSLLLEERIDHERELYVGILVDRETGRPALLVSGEGGVDIEKLGREAPGQILCESIDPAYGLRSFQASRVFLSLGLPSASAARCAELSLSLYRLFMEMDCSDVEINPLALTTSGEPVALDGKVNVDDNALYRHPPLASLHEKEEENALEAAASALGLNYIKLNGSVGCMVNGAGLAMATMDLIKMTGAEPANFLDVGGGASVSRIREGLRIVLADRNVKILFVNIFGGILRCDTVAEGIAQGVRDLSISVPVVIRLEGTNRDEGLKILSSSGLNFIQVTDLREAVLRIGEEVARAG; this is translated from the coding sequence ATGAAGATTTATGAATATCAGGTAAAAGAGTTTTTCCGCAGCTTCGGCATACCCACACCCCGGGGTGCTGCAGGAAAGACATCGGATGAAATTGTCACCGCCGCGCGATCGCTCGGCGTCATGCCGGTTGTCCTGAAGTCACAGATCAAGGCGGGAGGCAGAGGCAAGGCCGGGGGAATCCGGACCGCAAACACCCTGGAAGAGGCGGGCCTGCAGGCAATTGATCTTCTCGGCAGCCGGCTGGTGACAGCTCAAACCGGACCGGCCGGGGAGCAGGTCAACAGCCTGCTCCTGGAAGAACGCATTGACCACGAACGGGAACTCTATGTGGGAATTCTGGTGGACAGGGAAACAGGGAGGCCGGCTCTTCTGGTCAGCGGCGAAGGCGGTGTTGATATCGAAAAACTCGGCCGCGAAGCGCCGGGACAGATTCTCTGCGAATCCATTGATCCTGCTTACGGCCTGCGGTCGTTTCAAGCTTCACGCGTCTTTCTTTCCCTTGGGCTTCCGTCTGCTTCAGCAGCCCGCTGCGCGGAATTGTCTCTGAGCCTCTACAGGCTGTTCATGGAAATGGACTGTTCCGATGTGGAGATCAATCCCCTCGCCCTCACGACATCGGGAGAACCCGTCGCCCTGGATGGCAAAGTCAATGTAGACGACAACGCCCTGTACCGTCACCCGCCCCTGGCCTCCCTGCATGAGAAGGAAGAGGAGAACGCCCTGGAAGCCGCCGCGTCGGCGCTGGGATTGAATTACATCAAATTGAACGGCAGTGTGGGCTGCATGGTGAACGGGGCCGGGCTGGCCATGGCGACCATGGATCTCATCAAGATGACAGGCGCCGAGCCGGCGAATTTTCTCGATGTGGGAGGAGGGGCGAGCGTTTCCAGGATCAGAGAGGGGCTTCGAATCGTCCTTGCCGACAGGAATGTCAAGATACTCTTCGTCAACATCTTCGGTGGCATACTCCGCTGCGACACCGTCGCCGAGGGTATTGCCCAGGGCGTAAGAGACCTGTCCATCAGCGTTCCGGTGGTGATCCGACTGGAGGGAACCAACAGGGATGAGGGACTGAAGATTCTATCCTCCTCAGGGCTCAATTTTATCCAGGTAACCGACCTGAGGGAAGCCGTACTGCGGATCGGAGAAGAGGTCGCGAGGGCGGGATGA
- the sucD gene encoding succinate--CoA ligase subunit alpha gives MSILINENTRVAVQGITGTEGAFHARRMIEYGTKVVAGVTPGKGGLVHDGVPVFDSMREAAQETAPDVSVIFVPAPYAADAVMEATEAGIKLVVCPAEGIPVLDTVLARRYLEERKVMLIGPNTPGIISPGKCKVGLMAGYIHRQGSVGVVSRSGTLTYEAVHQLSRKGIGQSTCLGIGGDPVVGLSFVDILQLYEEDPGTKAVVLIGEIGGSMEEKAAEFFRTTMTKPLIAYIAGVTAPPERRMGHAGAIISRNRGGAQEKIRALEDAGVIVVRNPAEIGDIVESALHLR, from the coding sequence ATGAGCATTCTCATCAATGAGAATACGCGCGTGGCAGTGCAGGGGATTACAGGAACCGAAGGCGCTTTTCACGCGCGCCGGATGATCGAATACGGGACTAAGGTCGTTGCCGGCGTCACACCGGGAAAAGGCGGACTTGTCCATGACGGCGTGCCGGTTTTTGATTCAATGCGGGAGGCGGCACAGGAGACGGCCCCCGACGTCTCGGTGATTTTTGTGCCTGCCCCTTACGCCGCCGATGCAGTCATGGAGGCTACGGAGGCGGGGATAAAGCTGGTGGTCTGCCCTGCCGAAGGAATCCCCGTGCTTGATACGGTTCTTGCCCGCCGCTATCTTGAAGAAAGAAAGGTGATGCTTATCGGCCCCAATACACCGGGCATTATTTCACCGGGCAAGTGTAAGGTCGGCCTGATGGCCGGATATATTCACCGTCAGGGATCCGTGGGGGTCGTTTCCAGAAGCGGGACGCTGACCTACGAAGCCGTTCACCAGTTGAGCCGGAAGGGAATCGGGCAGTCGACCTGTCTCGGCATTGGGGGTGATCCTGTTGTCGGACTTTCTTTTGTCGATATTCTTCAACTTTACGAGGAAGATCCGGGGACCAAGGCCGTCGTCCTCATCGGCGAAATTGGAGGCAGTATGGAGGAAAAGGCGGCGGAATTCTTCAGAACGACGATGACGAAACCCCTGATCGCCTACATCGCCGGCGTGACGGCCCCCCCGGAACGGCGCATGGGCCACGCGGGGGCCATCATTTCCAGGAACCGCGGAGGGGCTCAGGAAAAGATCCGGGCCTTGGAGGATGCCGGGGTCATTGTGGTAAGAAATCCCGCGGAAATCGGCGATATCGTGGAAAGCGCACTCCATCTACGGTGA